A genomic window from Daphnia magna isolate NIES linkage group LG9, ASM2063170v1.1, whole genome shotgun sequence includes:
- the LOC116933612 gene encoding uncharacterized protein LOC116933612: protein MGHKKLCLSIEEQKARVKKYNDSRRKGMKSFGLFSRGSNNSGDGSKQKNSEIAVTKSMKRKRDESCSRCPEIHDQPADSFDVEPDFNQTVPQFLQSALESSAVLEQKLGLSSEMMKLANVQLDKMKKDKRANMDENEDDVSESNADPNV, encoded by the exons ATGGGACATAAGAAATTGTGTTTAAGCATCGAAGAACAAAAGGCTCGAGTTAAGAAGTACAATGATAGTCGAAGAAAAG GAATGAAATCTTTCGGACTATTTTCTAGAGGTTCAAATAACTCAGGAGACGGTTCTAAACAGAAAAATTCTGAAATTGCTGTGACTAAAAGTATGAAGCGAAAAAGAGATG aAAGTTGTTCTCGGTGCCCAGAGATCCACGATCAACCAGCTGATTCATTTGATGTTGAACCAGATTTCAACCAAACTGTACCCC AATTCCTGCAAAGTGCTCTTGAAAGTTCTGCTGTTTTAGAACAAAAACTTGGACTGTCTAGTGAAATGATGAAATTAGCCAATGTCCAGCTGGACAAAATGAAGAAGGACAAAAGAGCAAATATGGATGAAAATGAAGATGATGTGTCAGAAAGTAATGCAGAT